GCGGTCGTCGCCATCCTCCTCATGGCGCTAGTCACCTACCTGACCCGCGCCGGTGGTGTGTTCGTGATGGCGCGGATTCCCATCGGCCCCAGGGTGGAGCGCTTCATCAACGCCATGGCGGGCTCGGTGCTGGTAGCAGTGATCACGCCCATGGCCTTCCAGGGCGACTGGGGCGCACGCCTGGCGCTGGTGGCCACGCTCGCGGTGATGCTGGCCACGCAGAAGACGCTGGCGGCGATCAGCGCCGGCATCGCGACCGCAGCGCTGTGGCGGCTGCTCGCATAGGGGAACGATCCCCGGCCCGTAGCCTCAAAGGGACAGCCATTCCGCACGCCGCTTGGCGGCGCCATCATCGGAGATGCTCATGTTCGACAACGACCCGCGCCGCAACGCTGCCTGGCAGGCGGCCCAGCAATGGCGCTCCCGGGCGCGGCAGGCCCCTCGCGGCCCCTTGGGTGGGCTCAAGCTCATCGTCACCTGGCTACTGTTCGGCCTGCTGCTGATCGTCGGCACCGTGCTCGGCCTGTTCTTCCTGCTGCTGGGCTGGGCCATGCTGCCGATCGTGCGCTACCGCATGAAGAAGCGCCTCGAGCAGATCCGCGCCGAGCAAGCCAAGGACGCCGGCGGCGGCTACCACTACCGCGAGACCCACTACCGCGAGACCCGCTATCGAGGGAATCCCGGAGCGGGCGAGCATGAGCTGCTCGAGGGCGACTACGAGGTGCGCGACGATGAGCGCAGGGGATGACCGCCCGCCTCACGGCGCGAAGTCGACAAGCCACGCTATGCAGTGGAAAAGGTAGCCGGACTGCCATACCTTGAGCCATACGATCCCGAATGCTTCCGGAGACAACAACAATGCCTCGACTTCGGACGACAGCGGCCGGCGCGCTGCGCCAGACGGCGCTCGCCTGCCTGCTGCTCCCCCTCGCCGCGGCGAGCCTGGCCAACGACTACCCCACCGAGGCACGCGTCGACTACGTGCTGGGCTGCATGGCCTCCAACGGCAACGATTACCTGACCATGCAGAAGTGCGCCTGCAGCATCGACGTGATCGCCGAGCATCTGCCCTATGCCACCTACGAGCAGGTCGAGACGGTGCTGGGCATGCAGGACCAACGCGGCGAACTCGGCGT
This portion of the Billgrantia sulfidoxydans genome encodes:
- a CDS encoding AzlD family protein, whose product is MSLPSTLVGAVVAILLMALVTYLTRAGGVFVMARIPIGPRVERFINAMAGSVLVAVITPMAFQGDWGARLALVATLAVMLATQKTLAAISAGIATAALWRLLA